The following coding sequences are from one Arthrobacter crystallopoietes window:
- a CDS encoding acyltransferase family protein — MPELTRQAAEAGGELPAAKPQRRKFLPEVQALRALAVLLVVIYHLQPGWLPGGFVGVDVFFVISGFLITGHMLREVKRTGRLSLSAFWAARARRILPAALVTIAAVCLATFLLSPATQWGRIGSQALASTFYTQNWVLAADSTDYMAAGNSATPLQHFWSLAVEEQFYLFWPLLMLLAVALGRRWRGKHGRQLPAVVPVFAVVAAASLVFSIWFTATGNPAAYFITPTRIWELALGGLLAATLTYTDRWLRIRKVLALAGAAAILTAALAFSGATPFPGAAALLPVLGTMAVIAAGRTTGAASLHAVIDRKPVQWLGNVSYSLYLWHWPLVVYYRTLADRPPSPWESLLLLAASLGPAAASYYFIETPVRKAGWLSAHPWRPIGAGIVAMGLIGTLALAPGQQREQLVAERAVQTQQLLEAPPSQFGAKAMDASADKSFAGANEAIVPDPNKAVEDEFDFGDCVAQQRDAETPECEYDYRKNDGGPTVALVGDSHAGQWAPALDVLAKERGWNLVTYIHNSCPFTPERRVLEAEGKSVCTEPNAQTLERLVDRGDVDAVITSYFSSSVFEDTDTGHRPGVAGMAEYWNTLADAGIDVYPIVDTPAPRPGADPRDCVDLHYGEPERCSQPRSEGFDGQDITRESAALAPRARVVDLSDKFCGADSCPMVIGNVMLYRDFNHVTRTYMLTLVDRLGEELEAAKAE, encoded by the coding sequence ATGCCTGAATTGACCAGACAAGCCGCCGAAGCCGGGGGAGAGCTGCCCGCTGCCAAGCCGCAGCGGCGCAAATTCCTGCCCGAAGTCCAGGCGCTGCGTGCCCTCGCCGTGCTGCTCGTGGTGATCTACCACCTGCAGCCCGGGTGGCTGCCCGGCGGCTTTGTCGGCGTGGATGTCTTTTTCGTCATCTCCGGGTTCCTGATCACCGGGCACATGCTGCGCGAGGTCAAGCGGACGGGCAGACTCTCATTGTCCGCGTTCTGGGCGGCGCGGGCCCGGCGCATCCTGCCCGCAGCCCTGGTGACCATCGCCGCGGTCTGCCTTGCCACTTTCCTGCTGAGCCCGGCGACCCAGTGGGGCAGGATCGGTTCGCAGGCGCTGGCCTCCACGTTCTACACGCAGAACTGGGTGCTCGCCGCCGACTCCACCGACTACATGGCGGCCGGCAACAGCGCCACCCCGCTGCAGCACTTCTGGTCGCTGGCTGTGGAGGAACAGTTCTACCTGTTCTGGCCGCTGCTGATGCTCCTCGCCGTGGCGCTCGGCCGGCGCTGGCGGGGTAAGCACGGGCGACAGCTGCCTGCCGTGGTGCCGGTCTTCGCCGTGGTGGCGGCGGCGTCGCTGGTCTTCAGCATCTGGTTCACGGCCACAGGCAATCCGGCCGCATACTTCATCACCCCCACCCGGATCTGGGAACTCGCCCTCGGCGGCCTGCTCGCGGCGACGTTGACCTATACAGACCGCTGGCTGCGCATCCGCAAGGTCCTGGCGCTGGCCGGGGCGGCCGCCATTCTCACCGCAGCCCTGGCCTTCAGTGGCGCCACACCCTTCCCCGGCGCGGCCGCGCTGCTGCCCGTGCTCGGGACCATGGCGGTCATCGCCGCCGGCCGCACCACCGGCGCCGCTTCGCTGCACGCCGTCATCGACCGCAAGCCCGTGCAGTGGCTGGGCAACGTGTCCTACTCCCTTTACCTCTGGCACTGGCCGCTGGTGGTGTACTACCGCACCCTCGCGGACCGGCCCCCGAGCCCGTGGGAGAGCCTGCTCCTGCTGGCGGCCTCGCTGGGACCGGCGGCGGCGAGCTACTACTTCATCGAGACCCCGGTCCGCAAAGCCGGCTGGCTGTCGGCGCATCCGTGGCGTCCCATCGGCGCCGGCATTGTGGCCATGGGGCTGATCGGGACGCTCGCGCTGGCCCCCGGGCAGCAGCGCGAGCAGCTGGTGGCCGAGCGCGCGGTGCAGACGCAGCAGCTGCTGGAGGCCCCGCCGTCGCAATTCGGTGCGAAGGCGATGGACGCCAGCGCCGACAAGAGCTTCGCCGGCGCGAATGAAGCCATCGTGCCGGATCCGAACAAGGCGGTGGAGGACGAGTTCGACTTCGGCGACTGCGTGGCGCAGCAGCGCGACGCCGAGACGCCGGAGTGCGAATACGACTACCGCAAGAACGACGGCGGACCAACCGTTGCGCTGGTGGGAGACTCCCATGCGGGGCAGTGGGCGCCCGCACTGGACGTCCTGGCCAAGGAGCGTGGCTGGAACCTCGTCACCTACATCCACAACTCGTGCCCGTTCACGCCGGAGCGGCGGGTGCTCGAGGCCGAGGGTAAATCCGTCTGCACCGAACCCAACGCGCAGACACTGGAGCGTTTGGTCGACCGGGGCGATGTGGATGCTGTCATCACGTCCTACTTCTCCTCCTCTGTCTTCGAGGACACGGACACCGGCCACCGTCCGGGAGTCGCAGGCATGGCCGAGTACTGGAACACGCTGGCCGATGCCGGCATCGATGTCTATCCGATCGTGGACACGCCTGCACCGCGGCCGGGAGCGGACCCACGGGACTGCGTGGATCTGCACTACGGCGAGCCCGAGCGCTGCAGCCAGCCGCGGTCCGAGGGCTTCGACGGCCAAGACATCACCCGCGAGTCAGCCGCTCTGGCACCGCGGGCCCGGGTAGTCGACCTCTCGGACAAGTTCTGCGGCGCGGATTCCTGCCCGATGGTCATCGGGAATGTCATGCTTTACCGGGACTTCAACCACGTCACCCGGACCTACATGCTGACCCTGGTCGACCGTCTGGGGGAGGAGCTCGAGGCCGCCAAGGCGGAGTGA